CAGCAATATAAATGACTGGTAGAAGAAGGTGTACATAATGCCGAGTTGAATGGCGCCCAGCGCCATCAGCGCCAAACGCTGTTTGCCTTTCAACAGGCTGGGTCGTAGAAACGGCAAGAACACCAAGGCGGCAAGCCCTACCCGAAGAAGTACCGCGAAATAGCTGTCGACCTGGCCCGCCAGGTAAACGCCAATCAGCGAAAAAGAGAACGCCCACAGCGCGGTGACACCGACGAGATACGCCATCGTAAACCTCAGATATTATAAAAGTTGACGTGGATTATACGTCGCGTATCGCCGTTGCCAATGGCTGATTGGCAAAACATCGCCTGATAAAGTAAATCCAACGAGAAACGGGTGCTTCCTATTGCCGGCGAAGCCATACAAAAGCGAAAACCACTCCTGGTAGCCAGACACACAGCGTCAGTAACGTCGTAATGGCGACGCGTCGTGCGCCCCCTTCCGTCAGCGCTACCGCCAATGGCGGGAATAGCACAGCCAATGCATAGTAAGCCGCCTTCACCGACGAAGGCATGGCTGTCAGCGGAGGTGACTGCGGTGCCGATTCGTTATCGGATGGTTTTTCAGGGGTGAAAAATTCAACGCTTTTATCGACAGCGGGCGTCGCTTCAGCCTTGGACGAATCGTTAACCGTCGTCTTGCGGTGAGCGTCTTTATCGATTTTTTGCGTCAGGGCATCGGCGTCGTGCGCCAGATCCTCGTGATAGCGCTCCCACTCTTCCCAATCATGGGGTGTCCCCACCTTGGGGCGTTGCTGACCAGCCTCACGCGCACGCTCCCAGGATTTTTCTTCCAGTGTGTTGGGGCGGTCGGCATCACGGTCCAGCGGCACCCCTTTGCGATTCAAATATTCACGTGCGTCCATAATCTTTCCTCACGCCAAGTCATTAAGGTTATTCGACCAGATAAAGGGGACAATTGCGACGTTCGCGGCCCTTTACAAGCGCTTTTAAAGCGTTGAATGCCCCAGCAGGATGATCATCGCATCTGTATGTAAATCTTCTAAAGTGAATAGAGCGACGGTTAACTAAACGTTCGCCATGCTCACGCAAAAGGAGAGCCACAATGTCAAAACCCACGCCTCACACCGTGCGCGATATCATGTCTCGCGATTGTTATCGTGTCTCGCCAGAAATGTCGATCACCACGTTGGCCCAGGGACTCGCGCTGCACCGTCTTCCTGGTGCGCCGGTGGTTGATCGGCATGACAACCTGATCGGTTTTATTTCAGAACAGGATGTATTGGGCCGCGTTCTTGACAGCGTGTACCATGATGATGAGGCGCCCTTGGTCAAGGAGCTGATGCGCAACGAAGTGCTCAGCGTTACCCCGGCGAAAAGCATTACCGATCTGGCGCAGGAAATGCTGGGCGCAAAACCCAAAATATATCCGGTGGTTGAACAACGCCGCCTGGTAGGGATTGTTACGCGACGCGATATTCTTGTCGCTTTGCTCACCATTCGCCGTCACTGAGAAGGCTGTCGCAGAACGTTGCGAAAGCATATTGCTGTGAAACCATCAACATCAGGCAAAAAAAACCGCTGCTCATGGAGCAGCGGAAGCAAGGGATCAAAACAATAGCGAGGCAACACCATTAGCGACTGCTATCACTACGTTGCCTGTACATACTCAGACACGCTGTTCTGAAAAAGTTCGGCAATCTGCAAAATTTTCGTTTCGAAAAATGTGAACGGTATAATGCACCGTATCGTAACTTCGCGCTCAACCCCCAAGGGAGTACTGCATGGCACTTTATCTTTTGGTATTTGGGGTGTGTTTTCTGGTGATTGGCAGTGTCGTGGCCGTTTTGCTGAGCTCGCGCACGCCACGGTACCGCACCGAACCGAAAGATCTGCTAGCGCTTTTTGACAAAGCGCTGGCCAGCCAGGTGAGCGAAACGGAATGGAACGCCCTGATCGGCTACCCCATTCGGCATAACGAGTATTTAGAGGGCGTGCGGAGACGGGCATCCCACTTGATGGACCAACATGGCAGGCGCTGGCAACTGGCTCAGGGAAAGCCCTTGCTTAACGAAGAGGGTCAGGCAGAACTGAAAGCCCTGCGCGATCATTTGGCGGCTCACACCGAACTCCATGCACATTAACGCAGGTGGCGGCGGAGATTCCTATGCCTAGCACCATTCGTCGAATTCCTTTGGAAAGCGCTACGCGTCACCACTCTCATGATTTTCACCAGATCGTTATTACCCTATGCGGTGCCTCGGAGTTTGAAATCGAGGGGCTGGGGGGCCGTGTTAATGCGTTTTCGGGTTGCATTGTGCCCGCGAATCATGAGCACTACTACTCGGGCAGCGGCTATAATCGACAGCTGATTCTGGACCTGCCAGAAGATGCACCGGCGCTTACCGGCGAGCAGCGCGAGCTTGTCGCCTTGTTCGATGCGCCGCGTTTTTTTGCCCTGGATGCCTCGCTGCGCCACTACCTGGCTTTCATGGAATGCGAGCTTGGCCAGACAGTCTCTCCTAGCCTCTCGCCCTTTCAACATGACCGGCTGGCCGCCACATTTCTGGGCGCTCTCAAGGGGCGCTTGGGCCATGACCCTAGACCACCCTCGCGTCTCGATATTCACCACCTTGACCGTTTTATTCAGCAGCATATGGGCGACAACCTGCGTGTCGCCGATCTGGCGAAACTGGTGTGCCTGAGCGAGGCGCATTTTTCAGAACGTTTTCGTCAACAGACAGGCCTCTCGCCTTGGCAATACGTAAAGCGCCAGCGTTTGCATGCTGCCCACCAGCTTGTGGTTCAGAGCCACTTATCGCTGACCGATATTGCGCTGCAAACCGGCTTTGCCAACCAAAGTGCGCTATCGCATGCGTTTCGCCGTGGCTATGGCCTCTCACCCCGCCAGCTTCGTCAATCCCACAGACTTTCCGGCCCGTTGACTAGCCGTCCAGCTAACCCGCTGGCAGAGCCCGCCAATCTAAACTAAAGTCTTAAAAGTGATTGACTTACCTCGAATCTGACATATTTTCCCGCGGAAATGGCATACACCGACATCCACTCCGCTCTACATTCGAGCGTTAGCTCAGGCTTACGTCCTGTTACCAATACACTGGGCGGAAACGCGTCGCTGTTGACGCTTGGCGATGAGTGGACAGCTCATCAACGACAAACCAAAACTGCTGAACAGGGAACTACCTCATGGTCGAAAATAATACTGGGATCATTGCTGATAAACGTGCCATCAACCTTTCTGACACTATCTCCGGCGGGCGATCATTAGGCCTCGTAACGTGAATAGAAAACAGGGTTAATAAAAATAATGCGGATTACTACCGGGCATTCTCCGGTAACCGCGCAAACCGGGCGGAATTAACGCCGTCCTGACGAATTGGAGAAGTTTCATGGCTATTGGTGTTTGGATTAGTCTCATTGCGTACTTTGCGCTCATGGTTGGCATTGGCATTTATGCCATGCGCAAAGCCACCTCTTCCTCTGAAGATTACATGCTCGGTGGCCGGACCCTCAGTCCCAAAGTAGCGGCCCTGTCAGCCGGCGCATCGGACATGAGCGGCTGGTTGCTGCTGGGTTTGCCCGGGGCAATGTTCGTCTCTGGCTTGGGCTCCGCCTGGATCGGTATTGGTTTGCTCGTCGGGGCGTTATTCAACTGGATTCTGGTAGCTCCACGTTTACGTGAACAGACGGTTCATTATGGCAATGCGATCACCATTCCGGCTTTCCTGGCGAACCGCTTCCCGACACGGGCGCTTTCTCTGCGTACAGTGTCCGCCATCGTGATCGTCATCTTCTTCGCGGTCTACACAGCATCAGGCCTGGTCGCAGGCGGCAAGCTGTTTGAAAGCGCGTTTTCCGGCGTTTT
This window of the Halomonas sp. SH5A2 genome carries:
- a CDS encoding YqaE/Pmp3 family membrane protein, producing the protein MDAREYLNRKGVPLDRDADRPNTLEEKSWERAREAGQQRPKVGTPHDWEEWERYHEDLAHDADALTQKIDKDAHRKTTVNDSSKAEATPAVDKSVEFFTPEKPSDNESAPQSPPLTAMPSSVKAAYYALAVLFPPLAVALTEGGARRVAITTLLTLCVWLPGVVFAFVWLRRQ
- a CDS encoding CBS domain-containing protein, yielding MSKPTPHTVRDIMSRDCYRVSPEMSITTLAQGLALHRLPGAPVVDRHDNLIGFISEQDVLGRVLDSVYHDDEAPLVKELMRNEVLSVTPAKSITDLAQEMLGAKPKIYPVVEQRRLVGIVTRRDILVALLTIRRH
- a CDS encoding AraC family transcriptional regulator codes for the protein MPSTIRRIPLESATRHHSHDFHQIVITLCGASEFEIEGLGGRVNAFSGCIVPANHEHYYSGSGYNRQLILDLPEDAPALTGEQRELVALFDAPRFFALDASLRHYLAFMECELGQTVSPSLSPFQHDRLAATFLGALKGRLGHDPRPPSRLDIHHLDRFIQQHMGDNLRVADLAKLVCLSEAHFSERFRQQTGLSPWQYVKRQRLHAAHQLVVQSHLSLTDIALQTGFANQSALSHAFRRGYGLSPRQLRQSHRLSGPLTSRPANPLAEPANLN